A window from Dehalococcoidia bacterium encodes these proteins:
- a CDS encoding non-heme iron oxygenase ferredoxin subunit: MSEFRPVAKLSQLPDNSVIRVELDGEAIAVARSNGEVFACQDACTHEEASLSDGDVFDGVIECPLHGARFDLRTGAVKSLPAVTPIAVFEVKIEGDDILVKR, translated from the coding sequence ATGAGCGAGTTCCGTCCGGTCGCCAAACTGAGCCAGCTCCCGGATAATTCCGTCATCCGGGTCGAGCTTGATGGGGAGGCGATCGCTGTGGCGCGCTCGAACGGCGAGGTGTTTGCCTGCCAAGATGCATGCACGCACGAAGAAGCGTCGCTCTCCGACGGCGATGTCTTCGACGGGGTGATCGAGTGTCCGCTCCACGGCGCGCGCTTTGACCTGCGCACCGGCGCAGTCAAGTCGCTGCCAGCAGTCACCCCGATCGCGGTCTTCGAGGTCAAAATCGAGGGAGATGATATCCTTGTGAAGCGGTAG
- a CDS encoding PQQ-binding-like beta-propeller repeat protein, whose product MTPLNHAAAVLSLSVGRFRTARRLRKRGGPLLTLAAAALLTSACFGAVPTGWSAAQPDRTMVYVSLASGRVVAAVAATGERRWEYPPENTLGMPYYPPAVGNDIVVVPNTHNNSAKAVALRASDGQRLWEQDLRNAENLPMPPKSAPLVTRESVYFGLADGTVVALDLTNGTRRTAFSFKARDAVWGQPVLRDGVLYVTSMDHTVYALDPETGQVRRTFRANGAIPGSVSFGRYLYVSSLDETVYALDPVTLDLRWTARTGGWVWSEPLVEGETLYVGSFDRKLYAIDALSGEIRWTSTVGGRIRPKPVRAGEWIVVGADDGKIYAITRSGQQEWTFNAGGPVVSPLAADGDLVYASDNNSHRLFALDVRTRTVRWELPSNR is encoded by the coding sequence ATGACCCCGCTTAATCATGCCGCTGCCGTGCTGTCACTCTCGGTGGGACGCTTCCGCACTGCCAGAAGGCTGAGGAAGAGAGGAGGCCCCCTGCTTACTCTTGCGGCCGCCGCGCTCCTCACCTCCGCCTGCTTCGGCGCGGTGCCCACGGGGTGGTCGGCAGCGCAGCCGGACCGAACGATGGTTTATGTCTCGCTCGCGAGCGGCCGCGTCGTCGCGGCAGTCGCGGCGACAGGCGAACGGCGGTGGGAGTATCCTCCGGAGAACACGCTCGGCATGCCCTACTATCCGCCCGCCGTGGGGAACGACATCGTCGTCGTGCCCAACACCCACAACAACAGCGCGAAGGCGGTGGCGCTGCGCGCCAGCGATGGCCAGCGGCTATGGGAGCAGGATCTCCGCAATGCCGAGAACCTGCCGATGCCGCCGAAAAGCGCGCCTCTCGTCACGCGGGAGAGTGTCTATTTCGGCCTAGCGGACGGGACGGTCGTTGCGCTCGACCTGACCAACGGAACGCGGCGCACGGCCTTTTCCTTCAAGGCGCGCGATGCGGTCTGGGGCCAGCCGGTGCTCCGCGATGGCGTACTCTACGTCACCTCGATGGATCACACGGTGTATGCGCTCGACCCGGAGACCGGCCAAGTGCGCCGCACCTTTCGGGCCAATGGCGCCATCCCGGGCTCGGTGTCGTTCGGACGCTATCTCTACGTTAGTTCGCTGGACGAGACCGTGTATGCGCTCGACCCGGTGACCCTCGACCTGCGCTGGACGGCGCGCACTGGGGGGTGGGTGTGGAGCGAGCCGCTTGTTGAGGGGGAGACGCTTTATGTCGGCAGCTTCGACCGGAAGCTGTACGCCATCGACGCCCTGAGCGGCGAGATCCGCTGGACGAGCACCGTCGGCGGGCGGATCCGCCCGAAGCCGGTGCGGGCCGGCGAGTGGATTGTCGTCGGGGCGGACGATGGTAAGATTTATGCCATAACACGAAGCGGTCAACAGGAGTGGACGTTCAACGCCGGCGGTCCGGTCGTCAGTCCGCTGGCTGCCGACGGCGACCTCGTCTACGCGAGTGACAACAACAGTCATCGCCTGTTCGCGCTCGATGTGCGGACGCGAACCGTGCGATGGGAACTTCCGTCAAACCGGTAA
- a CDS encoding SUF system NifU family Fe-S cluster assembly protein, which produces MLNELYREIILDHYRSPRNRGELPDADTKVRGSNPICGDEVTLYLKIGDGAIAAARSTGNGCSISQASTSIMTQAIVGRSLEEALALVEQVEGMMRGGGVPEGPNLEDLAALEGVRKFPARVKCALLPWETLKQSIHEYRAR; this is translated from the coding sequence TTGCTTAATGAACTTTATCGGGAAATCATCCTCGACCACTATCGCAGCCCGCGCAATCGCGGAGAGCTGCCCGACGCCGATACCAAGGTGCGCGGCAGCAACCCAATCTGCGGCGACGAAGTGACGCTCTACCTGAAGATCGGCGACGGCGCAATCGCGGCTGCCCGCTCGACCGGCAATGGGTGCTCAATCAGCCAAGCGTCGACCTCGATCATGACCCAGGCGATCGTTGGCCGTTCGCTTGAGGAGGCGCTCGCTCTTGTCGAGCAGGTCGAGGGGATGATGCGGGGAGGCGGCGTGCCCGAAGGCCCGAACCTCGAGGACCTCGCCGCCCTCGAGGGCGTCCGCAAGTTCCCGGCGCGGGTCAAGTGCGCGCTGCTGCCGTGGGAGACCCTCAAGCAGTCGATCCACGAATACCGCGCACGCTGA
- the sufB gene encoding Fe-S cluster assembly protein SufB, whose product MTQDLQAREAAILEEIKREYKYGFHDEAEYVFKSERGLNERVVAQISEMKNEPAWMRRFRLRALEIFRQKPMPTWGGDLSEIDFDSIHYYVRPSERAARSWDEVPEYIKNTFDRLGIPEAERKFLAGVGAQYESEVVYHNLREDLEKQGVIFLDTDSALREHEALFREYFGTVVPPADNKFAALNSAVWSGGSFIYVPKGVKVEIPLQAYFRINTENMGQFERTLIIADEDSYVHYVEGCTAPVYSTDSLHSAVVEIIVKRGARVRYTTIQNWSVNVYNLVTKRAAVYADGVMEWVDCNLGSKLTMKYPAVYLMEPGARGDILSVAYAGRGQHQDAGGKIIHVAPRTSSTVISKSISKDGGRTSYRGLLKVYPGAVDVKSNVRCDALLLDDQSRSDTYPYIEVEENRVTLGHEATVSKVGEEQLFYLMSRGLSEQEATTLIVNGFIEPITKELPLEYAVEMNRLIQLEMEGSVG is encoded by the coding sequence ATGACGCAGGATCTGCAGGCGCGCGAAGCAGCGATCCTTGAGGAGATCAAGCGCGAATACAAGTACGGCTTTCATGACGAGGCCGAGTATGTGTTCAAATCGGAGCGCGGCCTGAACGAGCGGGTCGTCGCGCAGATTTCGGAGATGAAAAACGAGCCGGCGTGGATGCGCCGCTTCCGGCTCCGCGCGCTCGAGATCTTCCGCCAGAAGCCGATGCCGACCTGGGGCGGCGATCTCTCTGAGATCGACTTTGACTCCATCCACTACTATGTCCGGCCGAGCGAGCGCGCCGCGCGCTCGTGGGATGAAGTGCCGGAATACATCAAGAACACCTTTGATCGCCTCGGCATCCCGGAGGCGGAGCGGAAGTTCCTTGCCGGCGTCGGCGCGCAGTATGAGTCGGAGGTCGTCTATCACAACCTCCGCGAAGACCTTGAGAAGCAGGGCGTTATCTTCCTCGATACGGACAGCGCGCTGCGCGAGCACGAAGCTCTGTTCCGGGAATACTTCGGGACGGTGGTGCCGCCAGCGGACAACAAGTTTGCGGCGCTCAACTCGGCGGTCTGGAGCGGCGGCTCGTTTATCTATGTGCCGAAGGGCGTGAAGGTCGAGATCCCGCTGCAGGCCTATTTCCGGATCAACACTGAGAACATGGGCCAGTTCGAGCGCACGCTCATCATCGCTGACGAAGACAGCTACGTCCACTATGTCGAGGGCTGCACCGCTCCGGTCTATTCGACCGACTCGCTCCACAGCGCCGTCGTCGAGATCATTGTCAAGCGGGGCGCTCGGGTGCGCTATACGACCATCCAGAACTGGTCGGTCAATGTCTACAACCTCGTCACCAAGCGCGCCGCCGTCTATGCCGATGGCGTGATGGAATGGGTCGACTGCAATCTCGGCTCGAAGCTGACGATGAAGTATCCGGCGGTCTATCTGATGGAGCCGGGCGCCCGCGGCGACATTCTCTCCGTGGCCTACGCCGGGCGCGGCCAGCATCAGGATGCGGGCGGGAAGATTATTCACGTCGCGCCGCGCACCAGCTCGACCGTCATCTCCAAGTCGATCTCCAAAGATGGCGGGCGGACAAGCTATCGCGGCTTGCTCAAGGTCTATCCTGGCGCCGTCGATGTGAAGTCCAACGTCCGCTGCGACGCGCTGCTGCTCGATGACCAGTCGCGCTCCGACACCTACCCGTATATCGAGGTGGAAGAGAACCGCGTGACGCTCGGTCATGAGGCGACGGTCAGCAAGGTCGGCGAGGAGCAGCTGTTCTACCTGATGAGCCGCGGCCTCTCGGAGCAGGAGGCGACGACCCTAATCGTCAACGGCTTTATCGAGCCGATTACCAAGGAACTGCCGCTCGAATACGCCGTTGAGATGAACCGGCTGATCCAGCTTGAAATGGAAGGGTCGGTCGGGTAA
- the rnpA gene encoding ribonuclease P protein component — translation MRREHRLRRKAEIDRVYREGRLVSGPLVTLRVRPNGLDTFRFAVVAGKRVGSAVVRNRVRRRLREIGRQLPIRPGLDLVFGARPEAATATFSELTAAVIDLLRRAKALGGTPADRPMATFPR, via the coding sequence GTGCGCCGTGAGCACCGGCTTCGCCGAAAGGCAGAGATCGACCGTGTGTATCGAGAAGGTCGACTGGTCTCCGGGCCGCTGGTGACGCTTCGCGTTCGGCCGAATGGGTTGGACACGTTCCGTTTTGCGGTGGTGGCAGGAAAGCGGGTAGGAAGCGCAGTCGTGCGGAACCGGGTGCGACGGCGCCTCCGGGAGATTGGCCGGCAGCTGCCGATCCGACCGGGGCTTGATCTGGTCTTTGGGGCGCGGCCGGAGGCAGCGACAGCGACGTTCAGCGAACTGACGGCGGCGGTGATCGACCTGCTCCGTCGGGCCAAGGCGCTCGGCGGAACGCCGGCCGACCGCCCGATGGCGACTTTTCCTCGATGA
- the rpmH gene encoding 50S ribosomal protein L34: MPKRTYQPKRIPRKREHGFLARMRTRGGRLVLKRRRLRGRRRLTVV; the protein is encoded by the coding sequence ATGCCGAAGCGAACGTACCAACCGAAGCGGATCCCCCGCAAGCGCGAACATGGCTTCCTCGCCCGCATGCGGACACGCGGCGGACGCCTTGTCCTGAAGCGTCGGCGGCTGCGTGGCCGCCGAAGGCTGACCGTCGTCTGA
- a CDS encoding glycosyltransferase family 39 protein, translated as MTPNPRRRPRGAAPAAPTASLKDDRRRVAALIGGVIVLGIVLWALTYRAQEVPLAGIDAEDYAQIGRQIAQGQGFTTLFLPLNGLAWLLETGRSVIPPWPNISRFPLPPLFMAGVFKVVGPSDLAASSFSLFGYLLGIPFAVLLGRQLGGVTLAALAGFLYAVHPDALQLSISALTEPLSASLLLAAAWLVLRRDARSHALAGAVFGIAYWNRTTLLLLALPALIVVWRRAAAPARSAALFCGLAAAFAAPWMAFMWGMTGDPLFNLQNATVIPFGTEGGPTDFPWYTFAYAPSVALGPLLAKWAGQVATVWELWPDSLGPVYLLALAVVGWAVCPPAAHALRWLALAWLVLQVVVYSFAGNITRFYTIFLPFVELFACLGVIWIAGKTVGARWGGALGGALILLVALPSIGAVTGLRPFEGSPSRSDALSAIVDVSLDAGPAIAAATRPTDLVLSNVPWSVAWRAQRPAAPLPADPSGLEEFERRTGLRVAALYLTPQVYIVGMPASWREWTLLRDRLEPPPGFRVERRLLHGGVLYLRNPSGEG; from the coding sequence ATGACGCCGAACCCTCGTCGCCGGCCGAGAGGAGCGGCTCCTGCCGCGCCGACGGCGAGCCTGAAGGACGACCGGCGCCGGGTTGCGGCCTTGATCGGCGGCGTGATTGTGCTCGGCATCGTGCTCTGGGCGCTGACCTATCGGGCGCAAGAAGTGCCGCTTGCCGGGATCGATGCCGAAGACTATGCCCAAATCGGCCGCCAAATCGCGCAAGGGCAGGGGTTCACCACCCTCTTTCTGCCGCTTAACGGGCTTGCCTGGCTGCTGGAAACCGGCCGGTCGGTGATCCCGCCGTGGCCGAACATCAGCCGCTTTCCGCTCCCGCCCCTGTTCATGGCGGGGGTGTTCAAGGTGGTTGGACCAAGTGACCTTGCTGCCTCGAGCTTCTCGCTGTTCGGCTATCTTCTCGGCATCCCCTTTGCCGTGCTGCTCGGGCGACAGCTCGGTGGAGTGACGCTCGCGGCGCTCGCTGGTTTCCTCTACGCCGTTCATCCCGACGCGCTGCAGCTCAGCATCTCCGCCCTCACCGAGCCGCTCAGTGCCAGTCTCCTCCTCGCTGCGGCTTGGCTGGTGCTCCGCCGCGATGCGCGCTCGCATGCGCTCGCCGGCGCGGTTTTCGGCATCGCCTATTGGAACCGAACGACCCTGCTGCTGCTTGCGCTGCCGGCGCTCATTGTTGTGTGGCGACGAGCAGCTGCGCCGGCCCGCAGCGCCGCGCTCTTCTGCGGACTGGCCGCCGCCTTCGCTGCGCCGTGGATGGCGTTCATGTGGGGGATGACCGGCGACCCCCTCTTCAACCTGCAGAACGCGACTGTCATTCCGTTCGGGACGGAGGGCGGCCCGACTGACTTCCCGTGGTATACCTTCGCGTATGCGCCGAGTGTCGCCCTCGGCCCGCTGCTGGCGAAATGGGCCGGGCAAGTGGCGACGGTCTGGGAGTTATGGCCCGACTCGCTCGGCCCGGTCTATCTGCTCGCGCTGGCGGTGGTCGGCTGGGCCGTCTGCCCCCCGGCCGCCCATGCGCTCCGCTGGCTGGCGCTCGCTTGGCTTGTCCTCCAGGTCGTGGTCTACAGCTTCGCAGGCAACATCACCCGCTTCTACACCATCTTTCTGCCGTTTGTCGAACTGTTTGCGTGCCTCGGTGTGATCTGGATTGCCGGCAAGACCGTCGGCGCCCGCTGGGGAGGAGCGCTCGGTGGCGCGCTCATCCTGCTAGTTGCGCTGCCGAGCATTGGCGCCGTGACGGGACTTCGGCCGTTTGAGGGCAGTCCCAGCCGCAGCGACGCGCTCTCCGCAATTGTCGACGTATCGCTTGACGCTGGCCCCGCGATCGCCGCGGCGACCCGCCCGACGGATCTTGTCCTCTCTAACGTGCCTTGGAGCGTAGCCTGGCGGGCACAACGCCCTGCGGCACCGCTGCCGGCAGACCCGAGCGGGCTCGAAGAGTTCGAGCGGCGCACGGGGCTGCGCGTCGCGGCGCTCTATCTCACGCCGCAGGTCTACATCGTCGGAATGCCGGCGAGCTGGCGCGAGTGGACGCTGCTGCGCGATCGCCTCGAGCCGCCGCCCGGCTTCCGCGTCGAGCGGCGGCTCCTCCACGGCGGCGTGCTCTACCTTCGTAACCCTTCGGGGGAGGGATAG
- a CDS encoding SufS family cysteine desulfurase, whose translation MLNEQQIRADFPILARTVHGKPLVYLDSAATAQKPRQVIDALVEYYSRHNANVHRGLHALGDEATELFEQARATVARFLNARDPREIIFVRNTTEAINLVARAYGGRVLGPGDEVWTSAIEHHSNLVPWQRIAAERGATTRYFPMDEEQSLPLASLDLLTRRAKIVALVHVSNAFGTIHPVEQVVAAAHAAGAVVLVDAAQSVPHMPVDVQALGCDFLAFSGHKMCGPMGIGVLWGRLELLEAMDPFLSGGSMIQEVFYDHALWAEPPRKFEAGTPNVADAVGLAAAIRYLDGIGMANIRAHERELVAYGMAALRALPGVRVYGPADPDRHGGVLSFTVDGIHPHDLGTILDQEGIAIRAGQHCCHPAMRALGISGTARASVYLYTLRDELDALVAGIARAREVFALA comes from the coding sequence ATGCTCAACGAACAGCAGATCCGCGCCGACTTTCCTATCCTGGCGCGAACGGTGCACGGCAAGCCGCTTGTCTATCTCGACAGCGCGGCGACGGCGCAGAAGCCGCGCCAAGTCATTGACGCGCTCGTCGAGTATTACTCGCGGCACAACGCCAACGTCCATCGCGGTCTCCATGCGCTCGGCGATGAAGCGACGGAGCTGTTCGAGCAGGCACGCGCCACCGTCGCCCGCTTCCTCAACGCGCGCGACCCACGGGAGATTATCTTCGTTCGGAATACAACCGAAGCGATCAATCTGGTCGCCCGCGCCTACGGCGGACGCGTGCTCGGGCCAGGCGACGAAGTCTGGACGAGCGCCATCGAGCACCATAGCAATTTGGTCCCGTGGCAGCGCATTGCCGCCGAGCGCGGCGCGACGACACGCTATTTCCCAATGGACGAGGAGCAGTCGCTGCCGCTCGCGTCGCTCGACCTCCTCACCCGGCGCGCCAAGATCGTTGCTCTCGTCCATGTTTCAAACGCGTTCGGCACGATCCATCCGGTTGAGCAGGTGGTCGCTGCGGCACATGCCGCCGGTGCGGTCGTCCTAGTCGACGCCGCGCAGAGCGTCCCGCATATGCCAGTTGATGTCCAGGCCCTTGGCTGCGACTTTCTCGCGTTCTCCGGGCATAAGATGTGCGGCCCGATGGGGATCGGCGTGCTCTGGGGACGGCTCGAGCTGCTCGAAGCGATGGACCCCTTTCTCAGCGGCGGCAGCATGATCCAGGAAGTCTTCTATGACCACGCGCTGTGGGCCGAGCCGCCGCGCAAATTCGAAGCTGGCACGCCCAATGTCGCCGATGCCGTCGGGCTTGCTGCCGCGATCCGCTATCTCGACGGGATCGGGATGGCGAACATCCGCGCTCACGAGCGCGAGCTGGTCGCCTACGGGATGGCGGCGCTGCGTGCTCTGCCCGGCGTGCGCGTCTACGGTCCCGCCGACCCTGACCGGCATGGCGGCGTCCTCTCGTTCACGGTGGACGGGATCCATCCGCACGACCTCGGCACGATCCTCGACCAAGAGGGGATCGCAATCCGGGCCGGCCAGCACTGCTGTCATCCAGCCATGCGCGCCCTCGGTATCAGCGGGACAGCGCGGGCGAGCGTCTACCTCTACACGCTGCGCGACGAACTCGACGCGCTGGTTGCCGGGATCGCGCGCGCGCGCGAGGTGTTTGCTCTTGCTTAA
- a CDS encoding YidC/Oxa1 family membrane protein insertase, with translation MAIGDLWTILLLQPMLNGLLLLYGLLWNSFGLAIVAFTIIVRTLMLPLTLKQLRAAKAMSALQPKIQELQKKYGKNREELSKATMALYREHGVNPIGCAVPTLLQLPIWIGLYQSIHLAMADRPDALYELGKYVYSGFSNIASLIPINNHFLWMNLAYPDQIYLLAILVAGSTWVQQKMMTMPTTDPQQQQINQMMGIMMPLMMGFFTISFPSGLALYWFVSNIYSIVVQYFITGWGSLRLPFVELAPAPAAATLTAKPVKATRSDEAGTAEGAASTRLTPPPVNSAPSGRPTRKTHVRNRSAKRPTPRR, from the coding sequence GTGGCGATCGGCGATCTTTGGACCATTCTTCTCCTGCAGCCGATGCTGAACGGGCTGCTCCTCCTCTACGGCCTGCTGTGGAACAGCTTCGGCCTGGCCATTGTCGCCTTTACGATCATCGTCCGCACGCTCATGCTGCCGCTCACCCTTAAGCAGCTTCGTGCTGCCAAGGCGATGTCGGCGCTCCAGCCAAAAATCCAAGAGCTCCAGAAAAAGTACGGGAAGAATCGTGAAGAGCTGTCAAAGGCGACGATGGCGCTCTACCGGGAGCATGGCGTCAACCCGATCGGCTGCGCCGTCCCAACATTGCTCCAGCTTCCTATCTGGATCGGGCTGTATCAATCGATCCATCTCGCGATGGCAGACCGGCCAGACGCCTTGTACGAGCTGGGCAAATACGTCTATTCCGGTTTCAGCAATATCGCCAGCCTGATCCCGATCAACAATCACTTCTTGTGGATGAACCTCGCCTATCCGGATCAGATCTATCTTCTCGCCATCCTCGTTGCGGGCAGCACCTGGGTGCAGCAGAAGATGATGACGATGCCCACCACTGATCCGCAGCAGCAGCAGATCAATCAGATGATGGGCATCATGATGCCGCTGATGATGGGATTTTTCACCATTAGCTTTCCGAGCGGGCTGGCACTCTATTGGTTCGTCTCGAATATCTACAGCATTGTCGTGCAGTACTTTATCACCGGCTGGGGCTCGCTCCGTCTTCCCTTCGTCGAGCTCGCTCCCGCGCCGGCGGCAGCCACCCTCACCGCGAAGCCCGTGAAGGCCACGCGGAGCGACGAGGCGGGGACAGCAGAAGGCGCGGCGTCGACGCGCCTGACGCCTCCTCCAGTCAACAGTGCCCCAAGCGGCCGGCCCACGCGGAAGACCCACGTGCGCAATCGGAGCGCAAAGCGACCGACGCCACGACGCTAG
- the sufD gene encoding Fe-S cluster assembly protein SufD produces MSGARGPAPGLPLTGTGRLAGGFSRAGVDELSQRKGEPEWLRQRRLAAWEVFSATPWPTGKEEAWRRIDIHSVTLDGIVPVVGPDDGAVPPPLEEGDASEAGMIALHNGAAVASRAALPPGVIFTSLDAAVRDYPDLVEPFLGTIVRPEDGIFAALNTAFWSGGVFLYVPAGVEVALPLRALHWADGAGVGVGGRSLVVVDAGGAATFIDDCLSAPGAAGLVTDVVELRVGAGARLRYIALHDRGRGVASFSWLRGITARDATLHWLLVVLGSRLARVDLAAVMDEPGSTHELLGLCFGDDAQQFDLHTLQLHAAPHATSDLLFKSVLKESARSAFAGLIQVAKGAQRTDAYLANRNLLLSDKARADSIPTLEIEANDVRCTHGATVGPIDEEQVFYLMTRGIPRIEAERMIVEGFLEPLLSRVPIERVRARLDQSIARKMEGR; encoded by the coding sequence ATGAGTGGCGCCCGTGGGCCGGCGCCGGGCCTCCCTTTGACAGGAACGGGGCGGCTGGCCGGCGGCTTCAGCCGGGCCGGTGTCGACGAGCTTTCGCAGCGCAAAGGCGAGCCGGAATGGCTGCGCCAGCGGCGGCTGGCGGCGTGGGAGGTCTTTTCGGCAACCCCGTGGCCAACCGGGAAGGAAGAGGCTTGGCGCCGGATCGATATACACAGCGTCACCCTCGACGGCATCGTGCCGGTCGTTGGGCCGGACGACGGCGCTGTCCCGCCGCCGCTTGAGGAGGGCGATGCGTCAGAAGCGGGAATGATCGCGCTCCACAACGGCGCAGCGGTCGCGTCGCGCGCGGCGCTGCCGCCCGGCGTGATCTTCACGTCGCTCGACGCGGCGGTGCGCGACTACCCCGACCTCGTCGAGCCGTTCCTCGGTACGATCGTTCGGCCTGAAGATGGGATCTTCGCCGCCCTCAACACGGCGTTCTGGTCTGGCGGGGTCTTTCTCTATGTTCCCGCCGGTGTTGAGGTGGCGCTGCCGCTGCGCGCGCTCCATTGGGCGGACGGCGCCGGCGTTGGGGTCGGCGGCCGGTCGCTCGTTGTGGTCGACGCGGGCGGTGCGGCGACGTTCATCGACGACTGCCTGTCCGCCCCCGGGGCCGCAGGGCTCGTTACTGACGTGGTCGAACTGCGCGTGGGCGCGGGCGCCCGCCTGCGCTACATTGCGCTCCACGACCGCGGCCGCGGCGTCGCGAGCTTCTCCTGGCTCCGCGGGATCACCGCCCGGGACGCGACCCTACACTGGTTGCTCGTCGTTCTCGGCAGCCGCCTCGCGCGCGTCGACCTCGCCGCGGTGATGGACGAACCGGGCAGTACTCACGAACTGCTCGGTCTCTGCTTCGGCGATGACGCGCAGCAATTCGACCTGCACACCCTGCAGCTTCACGCTGCGCCGCACGCCACGAGCGACTTGCTCTTCAAGAGCGTTCTCAAAGAGAGCGCGCGCTCGGCGTTCGCCGGGCTGATCCAGGTCGCCAAAGGCGCCCAGCGGACCGACGCCTATCTTGCCAACCGAAATCTGCTCCTTTCTGACAAGGCGCGGGCGGATTCGATCCCGACGCTGGAGATCGAGGCGAATGATGTCCGCTGCACCCATGGAGCGACGGTGGGGCCGATCGACGAAGAGCAGGTCTTCTACCTGATGACACGCGGCATCCCGCGGATCGAGGCCGAGCGGATGATTGTGGAAGGGTTTCTGGAGCCTCTTCTCTCCCGGGTGCCAATCGAGCGCGTTCGCGCGCGCCTCGATCAGTCCATTGCGCGGAAGATGGAGGGACGATGA
- the yidD gene encoding membrane protein insertion efficiency factor YidD, giving the protein MKALMIGAIRLYQNTFSRALPPSCRFVPSCSQYGIEAIEKYGVVRGILKTAWRIARCNPFSAGGYDPA; this is encoded by the coding sequence ATGAAAGCACTGATGATTGGCGCGATCCGGCTCTATCAGAACACGTTCTCGCGGGCGCTGCCGCCCTCGTGCCGCTTTGTGCCCTCCTGTTCCCAGTACGGGATCGAAGCGATCGAAAAGTACGGCGTCGTTCGCGGCATACTCAAAACAGCGTGGCGCATCGCCCGCTGCAATCCGTTTTCGGCGGGCGGCTATGACCCCGCTTAA
- a CDS encoding protein jag: METQEFTGKTVRDALDAAAAAFGVPRDDLEYEVISEGRAGILGFGAEDARIRVVVPSEEEYEEVSDEEVIETLREIVSRLLALMQIEATIAIVPTPPSVYDSSEFTVNISGGDLGVLIGRRGETLAALQFIVNLMLAKRLGVPVRVAVDVEQYRERRMRSIQTLALRAAERVAETNRPITLEAMPPNERRIVHLALREHPTVTSQSIGEGDSRKVMVLPRR; encoded by the coding sequence ATGGAAACCCAGGAGTTCACCGGGAAGACAGTCCGCGACGCCCTTGATGCAGCAGCTGCCGCCTTTGGCGTTCCACGCGACGATCTCGAGTACGAAGTCATCTCGGAAGGACGAGCGGGCATCCTCGGCTTCGGCGCCGAAGACGCCCGGATTCGGGTCGTGGTGCCGAGCGAGGAAGAATACGAAGAGGTCTCAGACGAAGAGGTAATCGAGACGCTGCGCGAGATCGTGTCGCGTCTCCTCGCCTTGATGCAGATTGAGGCCACAATCGCCATCGTCCCGACGCCGCCGAGCGTGTACGACTCCTCGGAGTTCACCGTCAACATCTCGGGCGGCGACCTCGGCGTGCTGATCGGCCGGCGGGGCGAGACGCTCGCAGCCCTGCAGTTCATTGTCAATCTCATGCTGGCGAAACGGCTCGGCGTTCCGGTGCGCGTGGCGGTCGATGTCGAGCAGTATCGCGAGCGGCGGATGCGGTCGATCCAAACGCTCGCCCTCCGGGCCGCCGAGCGGGTCGCTGAGACCAACCGCCCGATCACGCTCGAGGCGATGCCGCCCAACGAGCGGCGCATTGTCCATCTTGCGCTGCGGGAGCACCCAACGGTAACCAGCCAGAGCATCGGCGAAGGAGACAGCCGCAAGGTAATGGTGCTCCCCCGCCGCTAG